One genomic window of Chloroflexota bacterium includes the following:
- a CDS encoding SH3 domain-containing protein, whose protein sequence is MTRRTFFPSKIFSPVIFFLIASVCFGIATPTLLAATPIPGSVQATATDALRVRSGPGTAYPQLGSVNKGSTIQILARTADNQWWQIAFPDAQRRGWVSAQFTQLLDPVDSLPIVGTPTAIVAAPTNTRAVASSATPVTPTATRTPTNTATSTRTPTDTPTLTATPTSTSTPTETPTPTSTSTPTPTPTETPTVTPTSTPTLTPTSTPTSTPTPTPTNTPTVTPTPTITPTPTATPIGRDPSRALISYGVDNVVLRQTKMWFRFEYRGDRTPITVALDGFGTRDLELLVYTPEQVDEKSAAPRGTPVGRGGGAKAQTGHDLFWTGAFPLGGTYFIAIVNPTDRAILFRLAVSGPSVTARTLQSTTTSPLTLPDANTPLSKVRVESSALGLGGLEKLDSSETWVSLGLMIPDFKEIGQPWFIYTVYFPPDLGIAPMNVTVPRSPDRCTPPSAIGPIITQTIKLCANSVYSNLNIAGSGIGIFGDDAGTALVKSEGRNFAVTAVGERLLIQGLKIQASTDPQDADKWLCAYEKCGDGANAYPGSTVYGGGILLKAARSVVRDVTVTGGTNGIATIDSADNFFINNRVTHQSGWASYNRFAVRNYFMGNAFNYSYRSCVGPDGKFYQHGCETAGWLCISCSDILLVDNDCYSGGNCYYANGDGGVSSFNIKFIRNACYGSPNNCFEATYSKGIFFEKNVTGKDPHTGHDCVYPFWIGGSEVVFGRDNNWACTVTAASAIKRSENSTDGSSNTPRPGNR, encoded by the coding sequence ATGACTAGGCGCACGTTCTTTCCCTCAAAAATTTTTTCTCCCGTCATTTTTTTTCTTATTGCTTCCGTATGTTTCGGCATCGCTACTCCTACCCTGCTCGCCGCCACACCTATTCCTGGGTCGGTTCAAGCAACGGCGACGGATGCGTTGCGCGTTCGCTCCGGACCCGGCACCGCGTATCCGCAACTCGGTAGCGTGAACAAAGGCAGCACGATTCAAATCCTCGCGCGCACTGCCGACAATCAGTGGTGGCAAATCGCGTTTCCCGACGCCCAACGCCGGGGCTGGGTTTCGGCGCAGTTCACGCAATTGCTCGACCCAGTTGATTCGTTGCCCATCGTTGGAACGCCGACGGCTATCGTTGCGGCGCCGACGAACACGCGCGCCGTCGCGTCGAGCGCGACGCCGGTTACGCCGACCGCTACGCGCACGCCGACGAACACCGCGACGAGCACGCGTACTCCTACCGATACTCCGACGCTGACCGCAACGCCGACCTCGACCAGCACGCCAACCGAAACACCAACTCCCACATCCACCAGCACACCGACGCCAACTCCCACTGAGACGCCGACGGTCACACCAACTAGCACACCGACCTTGACGCCGACCAGCACGCCTACATCCACGCCGACGCCAACACCAACGAACACGCCAACGGTCACACCGACGCCGACGATCACACCCACTCCAACGGCTACGCCTATCGGTCGCGATCCTAGTCGCGCGTTGATCAGTTACGGTGTAGACAATGTCGTTCTGCGTCAGACGAAAATGTGGTTCCGTTTTGAATATCGCGGCGACCGCACGCCGATTACGGTCGCGTTAGACGGCTTTGGCACACGCGATCTCGAATTGCTGGTATATACGCCGGAACAAGTGGATGAAAAAAGTGCTGCGCCACGCGGCACACCGGTCGGACGCGGTGGAGGCGCCAAGGCGCAAACCGGACACGATCTTTTTTGGACGGGCGCGTTCCCGCTTGGCGGTACCTATTTCATTGCCATCGTCAATCCCACCGATCGCGCGATTCTTTTTCGGCTCGCGGTTTCCGGACCATCAGTCACGGCAAGGACCCTTCAATCAACCACCACCTCGCCCCTGACATTGCCGGATGCCAACACTCCACTTTCCAAGGTGCGCGTCGAATCCAGTGCTTTGGGTTTAGGGGGATTAGAGAAACTCGACTCTTCTGAAACCTGGGTTAGTTTAGGATTGATGATTCCCGATTTCAAAGAAATCGGACAACCGTGGTTTATCTACACTGTCTATTTCCCGCCCGACTTGGGTATCGCGCCGATGAATGTCACAGTGCCCCGGTCGCCTGATCGGTGCACCCCTCCCAGCGCGATCGGTCCGATCATTACTCAGACGATCAAACTATGCGCGAATAGCGTTTACTCGAACTTGAACATCGCCGGGAGCGGCATCGGGATTTTTGGCGATGACGCCGGTACGGCGCTGGTCAAATCCGAAGGGCGCAACTTTGCAGTGACCGCCGTTGGAGAACGCTTGCTGATTCAGGGATTGAAAATCCAAGCGTCCACCGATCCACAAGACGCAGACAAGTGGTTGTGCGCCTATGAAAAGTGCGGCGATGGCGCGAACGCATATCCTGGGAGTACCGTGTACGGCGGAGGCATTCTGCTCAAAGCCGCGCGTTCGGTGGTCAGGGATGTCACAGTTACCGGCGGCACCAATGGTATCGCGACAATTGATAGCGCGGATAATTTTTTCATCAACAACCGGGTGACGCATCAGTCCGGCTGGGCATCGTACAATCGTTTTGCCGTACGCAATTATTTTATGGGCAATGCGTTCAACTATAGCTATCGGAGTTGTGTGGGTCCGGATGGCAAATTCTATCAGCATGGTTGCGAGACGGCTGGATGGCTTTGCATCAGTTGCTCGGACATCCTGCTCGTTGATAATGACTGTTACAGCGGCGGCAACTGCTACTATGCCAATGGCGACGGCGGGGTCTCCTCTTTCAACATCAAGTTTATTCGCAACGCGTGCTATGGGTCGCCCAACAATTGCTTCGAGGCGACGTACTCCAAGGGAATTTTCTTCGAGAAGAACGTTACGGGCAAGGACCCGCACACCGGGCACGATTGCGTCTATCCCTTCTGGATTGGCGGCTCCGAGGTTGTCTTCGGGCGCGATAACAATTGGGCATGTACGGTAACTGCTGCGAGCGCGATCAAGCGTTCGGAAAATTCAACCGATGGATCATCGAACACGCCGAGACCCGGAAATAGATAA
- a CDS encoding DegT/DnrJ/EryC1/StrS family aminotransferase, with protein MTIPLVDLKAQYAAIKPEIDAAMQRVVNNTSFILGKEVAQFEKDFTAFCRVEHCIGMDSGTAALHLALLLCDVKPGDEVITTTHTFIATAEVISLVGAKPVFVDIDPRTYNLDVNALERAITPRTRALIPVHLYGQPAEMDAILEIAHQHNLRVIEDAAQAHGAEYRGKRAGTMGDVACFSFYPGKNLGAYGDAGALVTNDAELAARARMLRDHGRRSKYEHLIVGYGYRLDALQAAILGAKLPHLDAWNARRRDIADRYTELFSNTDIIAPFAPKHITPVYHIYCVRAPAGNRDGLQQHLKTRGIETGIHYPIPLHLQPVYADLGYKTGDFPHAEKAAREILSLPMYPELTDAQIEEIVNAVKEFRR; from the coding sequence ATGACCATTCCCCTTGTAGATTTGAAAGCCCAGTACGCCGCGATCAAACCGGAAATTGACGCCGCGATGCAACGCGTTGTAAACAACACCTCGTTCATTCTCGGCAAAGAAGTCGCGCAGTTCGAAAAAGATTTTACCGCCTTCTGCCGCGTCGAACACTGCATCGGCATGGACAGCGGCACTGCCGCGCTGCACCTCGCGCTGTTGTTGTGCGATGTGAAGCCGGGCGACGAGGTGATTACGACGACGCACACGTTCATCGCGACTGCCGAAGTGATTTCGCTCGTCGGCGCGAAACCGGTGTTCGTGGACATTGACCCGCGCACGTACAACCTGGATGTGAACGCGCTCGAACGCGCGATCACGCCGCGCACGCGTGCGCTTATCCCGGTGCATCTCTACGGGCAACCCGCGGAGATGGACGCGATTTTGGAGATTGCGCACCAGCACAATCTGCGCGTGATCGAAGATGCGGCGCAAGCGCACGGCGCCGAGTATCGCGGCAAACGCGCAGGGACGATGGGCGATGTCGCGTGCTTTTCGTTTTACCCCGGCAAGAACCTGGGTGCGTACGGTGATGCCGGTGCGCTCGTCACGAACGACGCCGAACTTGCCGCGCGCGCGCGCATGTTGCGCGATCACGGACGGCGCAGCAAGTACGAGCACCTCATCGTCGGGTACGGCTATCGGCTGGACGCGCTCCAAGCCGCGATTCTCGGCGCGAAATTGCCGCACCTCGACGCGTGGAATGCGCGGCGACGCGATATCGCGGACCGGTACACCGAGTTGTTCTCCAATACCGATATCATCGCGCCATTTGCGCCAAAACATATCACACCGGTGTATCACATCTATTGTGTCCGCGCGCCGGCGGGAAATCGCGACGGATTGCAACAACATTTGAAAACGCGCGGCATCGAAACCGGCATTCATTATCCAATTCCGTTGCACCTGCAACCGGTGTACGCCGACCTGGGTTACAAGACCGGCGATTTTCCACACGCGGAAAAAGCCGCCCGTGAAATTCTGTCTCTGCCGATGTATCCCGAGTTGACCGACGCGCAAATCGAGGAGATCGTAAACGCGGTAAAAGAATTTCGTAGATAA
- a CDS encoding N-acetyltransferase, whose product MVGEPPRGKRAGELKTRIGARAVIRSHTVIYAGNVIGDDFQTGHGALVREENEIGNHVSIGSHTIVEHHVKIGNNVRLHSNAFVPEFSVLEDDCWLGPNVVVTNARYPRSKNVKEQLQGATIKRGAKIGANATLLPGIVIGENALVGAGAVVVDDVPPGALVVGNPARVVKRVDEIEAYQ is encoded by the coding sequence ATCGTCGGCGAGCCGCCGCGCGGTAAACGCGCCGGCGAACTCAAAACGCGCATCGGCGCGCGCGCGGTGATTCGCTCGCACACGGTGATTTATGCGGGCAACGTCATCGGCGACGATTTTCAAACCGGGCACGGCGCGCTCGTGCGCGAAGAAAACGAAATCGGCAACCACGTTAGCATCGGTTCGCACACAATTGTCGAGCATCACGTCAAGATCGGCAACAATGTGCGTTTGCATTCGAACGCGTTCGTGCCGGAATTTTCCGTGCTCGAAGATGATTGCTGGCTTGGTCCAAACGTCGTCGTGACGAACGCGCGCTATCCGCGTTCCAAAAACGTGAAAGAACAGTTGCAAGGCGCGACGATCAAACGTGGCGCGAAAATCGGCGCGAACGCGACCTTGCTTCCTGGGATCGTCATCGGCGAGAACGCGCTCGTCGGCGCCGGCGCGGTTGTGGTGGATGATGTGCCGCCTGGCGCGTTGGTCGTCGGCAATCCAGCGCGCGTCGTCAAGCGTGTGGATGAAATCGAAGCGTATCAGTGA
- a CDS encoding metallophosphoesterase family protein has translation MRLALFADIHGNSIALDAVLADIRAQGGVDETWVLGDLVAIGHDPSGTMERLARLPNARFARGNTDRYLVTGELPKPSLADVAQDATLLPKLVEVARSFAWTQGALSSNGWLDSLAQLPVEQRMTLPDGTRLLGAHASAGKDDGRGAHPGIGEAELAGLMENANADLVCVAHTHAPLDMTVNGIRVINLGSVSNSFQEDLRASYAIIEANARGYTIAHRRVEYDRDAVIAAVQQSHHPAGQFIIQYMLGQNTPHWNKHQVSK, from the coding sequence ATGCGTCTCGCACTTTTCGCCGACATTCACGGCAACTCGATCGCGCTCGACGCGGTGCTCGCGGACATTCGCGCGCAAGGCGGCGTGGATGAAACCTGGGTGCTCGGCGACCTCGTCGCGATTGGGCACGATCCAAGCGGAACCATGGAACGTCTCGCGCGATTGCCGAACGCGCGATTCGCGCGCGGCAACACCGACCGCTATCTCGTGACCGGCGAACTGCCCAAGCCCTCACTTGCGGATGTCGCACAAGACGCGACACTGTTGCCTAAGTTGGTCGAGGTCGCGCGCAGTTTCGCGTGGACGCAAGGCGCGCTGTCGTCAAACGGCTGGCTCGACTCGCTCGCGCAATTGCCGGTCGAACAACGCATGACGTTGCCGGACGGGACACGTTTGCTCGGCGCGCACGCGTCGGCAGGCAAGGATGATGGACGCGGTGCACACCCAGGAATTGGTGAAGCGGAACTCGCGGGGCTAATGGAAAACGCGAACGCCGATCTCGTCTGCGTTGCGCACACACATGCGCCGCTCGATATGACCGTGAACGGAATTCGCGTGATCAACCTGGGGAGCGTCAGCAATTCATTTCAAGAAGATTTGCGCGCGAGTTACGCGATCATCGAAGCGAACGCGCGTGGCTATACTATCGCACACCGGCGCGTCGAGTATGATCGCGACGCGGTGATTGCGGCGGTTCAACAATCCCATCATCCCGCCGGACAATTCATCATTCAGTACATGTTGGGACAGAACACGCCACACTGGAACAAGCATCAAGTGAGTAAATAA